From the Lepisosteus oculatus isolate fLepOcu1 chromosome 1, fLepOcu1.hap2, whole genome shotgun sequence genome, one window contains:
- the LOC102692337 gene encoding magnesium transporter NIPA2 isoform X1 yields MRILGFSHIEQLQKHRAQGAVLPVTCPASSLQAFCKITKILDMKASFAKSANESNGTFLEQSFFSGTYHMYIGLGLAVASSILTGSSFILKKKGLLQLARKGMLRAGQGSHAYLKEWIWWAGLISMGAGEAANFAAYTFAPATLVTPLGALSVLISALLSSYFLGERLNIHGKLGCMLSVLGSTMMVIHSPQDEEVKSLQEMGEKLQSPGFLAFAATLVVISLVLIFAIAPKWGQSNILVYISICSLIGAFSVSSVKGLGLVIKDLIDKKPVYKEPLAYILLGMLVVSITIQINYLNKALDTFNTSIVTPVYYVFFTTAVITCSVILFKEWNSMSVADIFASLSGFGTIIIGIFLLHAFKELDYSWEDLSVLTRVGSSPAVRSIPEDQQSFLGSVESQSQSCQGEDLHFSKHS; encoded by the exons ATGAGGATCTTGGGTTTCAGTCACATAGAACAGCTTCAGAAGCACAGGGCTCAAG GGGCTGTATTACCTGTAACTTGCCCAGCCTCATCGCTCCAGGCCTTCTGTAAGATCACCAAGATCTTGGACATGAAGGCGTCTTTCGCCAAATCTGCGAATGAATCGAATGGGACCTTCCTAGAGCAGAGTTTTTTTAGTGGAACGTACCACATGTACATAGGACTGGGCTTAGCAGTAGCCTCCAGTATTCTCACAGGGAGCAGCTTCATACTGAAGAAGAAAGGGCTGCTGCAGTTGGCTAGGAAAGGAATGCTACGAGCAG ggcAGGGTAGCCATGCATACCTCAAGGAATGGATATGGTGGGCTGGGCTCATTTCAA TGGGAGCTGGGGAAGCAGCGAACTTCGCAGCCTATACATTTGCTCCAGCCACACTGGTCACTCCTTTAGGAGCCCTGAGTGTTCTTATAAG TGCACTACTGTCTTCATACTTCTTGGGTGAGCGGCTGAACATTCATGGAAAACTGGGCTGTATGCTGAGTGTTCTGGGGTCCACCATGATGGTTATCCACTCTCCCCAGGATGAAGAGGTGAAATCTCTACAGGAAATGGGAGAGAAATTGCAAAGCCCAG GATTCTTAGCGTTTGCGGCCACCTTAGTAGTGATCTCCCTTGTTCTGATCTTTGCCATCGCTCCAAAGTGGGGGCAAAGCAACATCTTGGTGTACATCTCCATCTGCTCCTTGATCGGCGCCTTCTCTGTATCATCTGTGAAAGGGCTTGGCCTTGTTATCAAAGACCTTATTGACAAAAAGCCAGTTTACAAAGAGCCGCTTGCCTACATCCTGTTGGGAATGTTGGTGGTTTCCATCACCATCCAGATCAACTACCTCAACAAAGCTCTGGACACCTTCAACACTTCCATCGTGACTCCTGTGTACTATGTGTTCTTCACCACAGCCGTGATCACCTGTTCGGTGATCCTCTTCAAGGAGTGGAATAGCATGAGCGTGGCTGACATTTTTGCCAGCCTCAGTGGGTTTGGCACCATAATCATTGGCATCTTTCTCTTGCATGCCTTCAAGGAGTTGGACTACAGCTGGGAGGATCTCTCAGTGCTGACAAGGGTAGGAAGTTCTCCTGCTGTGAGGAGTATACCTGAGGACCAGCAGTCCTTCCTGGGAAGTGTGGAGAGCCAGTCACAGTCTTGTCAGGGTGAAGATCTGCATTTCAGCAAACATAGCTGA
- the LOC102692337 gene encoding magnesium transporter NIPA2 isoform X2, whose translation MRLPPEQHCVQGAVLPVTCPASSLQAFCKITKILDMKASFAKSANESNGTFLEQSFFSGTYHMYIGLGLAVASSILTGSSFILKKKGLLQLARKGMLRAGQGSHAYLKEWIWWAGLISMGAGEAANFAAYTFAPATLVTPLGALSVLISALLSSYFLGERLNIHGKLGCMLSVLGSTMMVIHSPQDEEVKSLQEMGEKLQSPGFLAFAATLVVISLVLIFAIAPKWGQSNILVYISICSLIGAFSVSSVKGLGLVIKDLIDKKPVYKEPLAYILLGMLVVSITIQINYLNKALDTFNTSIVTPVYYVFFTTAVITCSVILFKEWNSMSVADIFASLSGFGTIIIGIFLLHAFKELDYSWEDLSVLTRVGSSPAVRSIPEDQQSFLGSVESQSQSCQGEDLHFSKHS comes from the exons GGGCTGTATTACCTGTAACTTGCCCAGCCTCATCGCTCCAGGCCTTCTGTAAGATCACCAAGATCTTGGACATGAAGGCGTCTTTCGCCAAATCTGCGAATGAATCGAATGGGACCTTCCTAGAGCAGAGTTTTTTTAGTGGAACGTACCACATGTACATAGGACTGGGCTTAGCAGTAGCCTCCAGTATTCTCACAGGGAGCAGCTTCATACTGAAGAAGAAAGGGCTGCTGCAGTTGGCTAGGAAAGGAATGCTACGAGCAG ggcAGGGTAGCCATGCATACCTCAAGGAATGGATATGGTGGGCTGGGCTCATTTCAA TGGGAGCTGGGGAAGCAGCGAACTTCGCAGCCTATACATTTGCTCCAGCCACACTGGTCACTCCTTTAGGAGCCCTGAGTGTTCTTATAAG TGCACTACTGTCTTCATACTTCTTGGGTGAGCGGCTGAACATTCATGGAAAACTGGGCTGTATGCTGAGTGTTCTGGGGTCCACCATGATGGTTATCCACTCTCCCCAGGATGAAGAGGTGAAATCTCTACAGGAAATGGGAGAGAAATTGCAAAGCCCAG GATTCTTAGCGTTTGCGGCCACCTTAGTAGTGATCTCCCTTGTTCTGATCTTTGCCATCGCTCCAAAGTGGGGGCAAAGCAACATCTTGGTGTACATCTCCATCTGCTCCTTGATCGGCGCCTTCTCTGTATCATCTGTGAAAGGGCTTGGCCTTGTTATCAAAGACCTTATTGACAAAAAGCCAGTTTACAAAGAGCCGCTTGCCTACATCCTGTTGGGAATGTTGGTGGTTTCCATCACCATCCAGATCAACTACCTCAACAAAGCTCTGGACACCTTCAACACTTCCATCGTGACTCCTGTGTACTATGTGTTCTTCACCACAGCCGTGATCACCTGTTCGGTGATCCTCTTCAAGGAGTGGAATAGCATGAGCGTGGCTGACATTTTTGCCAGCCTCAGTGGGTTTGGCACCATAATCATTGGCATCTTTCTCTTGCATGCCTTCAAGGAGTTGGACTACAGCTGGGAGGATCTCTCAGTGCTGACAAGGGTAGGAAGTTCTCCTGCTGTGAGGAGTATACCTGAGGACCAGCAGTCCTTCCTGGGAAGTGTGGAGAGCCAGTCACAGTCTTGTCAGGGTGAAGATCTGCATTTCAGCAAACATAGCTGA